In one Synechococcales cyanobacterium T60_A2020_003 genomic region, the following are encoded:
- a CDS encoding pentapeptide repeat-containing protein produces MDASTLLQRYDDGQRNFVGADLRGANLAGCTLVGVDLTGANLTGANLSRAFLTGSNLSETFLNWADLSFTKFSEGSLEDADLTKATLQGAFMVKANLTRAKLSGATLSHANLRNAQVRRANLCGANLQGVNLRNADLSRANLNWADLAGARLSGAALTGAFLNAVKTSVPDILKSSGSITI; encoded by the coding sequence ATGGATGCAAGTACACTACTGCAGCGATACGATGATGGCCAGCGAAACTTTGTTGGGGCTGATCTACGAGGTGCCAACTTAGCAGGCTGTACGTTGGTTGGCGTGGATTTAACCGGAGCTAATCTCACCGGAGCTAACCTTAGCCGTGCCTTTTTAACAGGATCAAATTTATCCGAGACATTTCTCAATTGGGCAGACCTTAGCTTTACCAAGTTCAGCGAGGGCAGCCTCGAAGACGCTGACCTGACCAAAGCGACCCTACAAGGGGCATTCATGGTCAAAGCGAACCTCACCCGTGCCAAGTTGAGTGGGGCAACGCTATCCCATGCGAATTTGCGTAATGCTCAAGTGCGACGAGCCAACCTCTGTGGTGCAAATTTGCAAGGTGTGAACTTACGCAATGCGGATCTTTCACGGGCGAATTTGAATTGGGCCGATTTAGCCGGAGCACGGTTGAGTGGAGCCGCGCTGACAGGCGCGTTTCTGAATGCGGTGAAGACCTCCGTACCCGACATTTTGAAGTCTTCGGGAAGTATCACAATTTGA
- a CDS encoding creatininase family protein, with product MLLHLSTWPEVEAYLTRSRGLIIPIGSTEQHGPTGLIGTDAICAEAIAKGIGEATHALVAPTINVGMALHHTAFPGSMSLRPSTLILVIRDYLSSLVSAGFTQFFFINGHGGNIATLKAAFAETYAYLAELRYPDAEYVQCRLANWFMCSSVYQLAKSLYGDAEGSHATPSEVALTQFVYPDHIKQAPLDANIASGHPICGATHFRKHYPDGRMGSNPALATPDHGRQFYEAAVKELSASYLEFIRAES from the coding sequence ATGCTGCTCCACCTATCGACCTGGCCTGAAGTTGAAGCCTACCTGACGCGATCGCGCGGATTGATTATTCCCATCGGTTCCACAGAACAACACGGCCCCACCGGACTGATTGGCACCGATGCCATCTGTGCAGAGGCGATCGCCAAAGGCATAGGAGAAGCGACCCATGCCCTCGTAGCACCGACCATTAACGTAGGAATGGCGCTACACCACACCGCTTTTCCCGGCAGCATGAGTTTGCGTCCCAGTACCCTAATCTTGGTCATTCGCGACTATCTGTCCAGTCTGGTGAGTGCTGGATTTACCCAATTCTTTTTCATTAACGGGCATGGGGGCAATATAGCCACTCTGAAGGCAGCCTTTGCCGAAACCTATGCGTATCTCGCTGAACTGCGCTATCCCGATGCCGAGTACGTTCAGTGCCGTCTTGCCAACTGGTTTATGTGTAGCTCGGTCTACCAACTTGCCAAGTCCCTATACGGTGACGCCGAAGGCTCCCACGCGACCCCTAGCGAGGTTGCCCTCACCCAGTTCGTTTATCCAGACCACATTAAACAGGCTCCGTTAGACGCAAACATCGCATCCGGGCATCCCATCTGTGGAGCGACTCACTTTCGTAAACACTATCCCGACGGACGGATGGGATCGAACCCTGCCCTCGCTACGCCTGACCACGGACGGCAGTTTTACGAAGCGGCGGTTAAAGAACTCAGCGCCAGCTATTTAGAGTTCATAAGGGCAGAATCTTAA